The genomic DNA GGAACGAATGCATTGGCGGCGCAGTAAGCTTTCTTTCGTCCtccaaagtacaaaaaaacccGCAGCGCAGCATGCAACGAAAAACCGACTCAAGTGCATCCTTCCGTTGGATTGTTTTGGCCGAAATCGAGCGCTCGAACCGAAACACCGTGCCCGTGTGGCTTATTATTATGCATTCTTACCGGTGTCCACATCTTCCTGCTAATAGTGGAGAAAACCCGTGACGAATCTATCGCTTCCCTCCAGTACGAGTCTGTACAGCGCGTTTTGTTCTACGCTTTTACGGTCCACTTTTCGTCACCTGATGCCGATTCCGTGGCTCGATTACTGCTTCCGTAAGGTTCCGGTCGACGGTTTGTTTTGCAGCGAATATCCGTTCCAGCATTGCACATCAGCGTTTCCAACTGGCTCACGAAGCTGGTTTCAGGAACGAACGGAGGCTTGGCGAGGCAAACCGCCAATGACCGCCAAGTGTGGCGAAATCTCAGCACAGCAACGCCCCCGTAGACGCTTCACGCTCTGCTGGAGAAAGAGTCGGCCATGcctatttaaatttgatttaatcTTGTTCTTTTGCACAcaagcctctctagtttgctTGTTACTGCGATGGTTAAAGTTGTGAAAAATGTCTTGTCGGTGTAGATAAGcgcgaaaaacaacatctaCCGGAAACAGTAAGATTGGACAGACGGTTGGAGTGTGAACCTTTTGGGGCCGGTACAAATCGGTACAAACAAAAGTGTTTTAACACTTCAGCTTAAAGAGTGTTGTGCGTACTCTCGAAGACTCCTTCTCTTCAAGGACTTTTGCGAACAAACGTATATTTATGCCGTGTCAGTAAGAATATTCTGCTTTTGTTCCTTGATGCGAGTGCTTTTTTCACAcctcatttctttcttatgTAAATATGgacatattttaaattatggtTGGAATTGTGTATTGATTTTATGAGGAATAATATTTGCTCAATTTGCATCACTTTTTCCCTtcatacaaacacatctttAAATTATACATGTTTCACGTCAACCACCGGATGACAGATGATGACGGCGGGTTTACTTTCGTATTCATCGTGCGTTGAAAAATGGCACAtgaaacaggaagaaaagaaCGTTGAATGCCCCgtaattgaaaaagaaaagcttacCCCTACAATAATTAGATGGTGTTGTGCTAAACGATCGTTACAGTTTCGGGAGGGAAAATTGGTCTTGTGGATCAACCCACGTGGTTGATCGCTAACACCAACTAACTAACTTGCTGGCTGATTGTTTTCCATCGCCCTTTTTTCACCACGCCAAAGGTGGTAAATTTATGCGCCTTATAAGGGAGAAACTCGTAAGACCCGAGCGACTTCTTCGGGTTCGTTTTCTGTTCATCCCCCCATTCACGCACCAGTACCTTGAATTTGCATCTTCAAAAATAGGTATTTTTTGGCGCAAAAAAGTCGGGGGTCTTTTTTGTGTCGCTTATTATTCATTAGCATTTTCTGACCGTTGATTGTGCACCGTAGCAAGGGACGTTTCGTCACGTCTTCACCGTTTTGTTCGTGTCGTTCGCTCGGGATGACGGTGATTTATGTGATACAAACTGGGCAGTTTTCGAAGCCCGGGCGGCACGGTGTATTACTCATCGGTTTATACGCTTTAAGGGTTAATTCTTTGTactgcgtgtgtttgtttgtgggaAGGGTTTGctaaaaaatggaaaacaatcaCGTACATGCATGCGCTGACAGAAACATTATCAGCTGCAGGCAAGTAAGCGTGGTAGTTGATGCCGAATAGTGGTAGTAGCCCCATTCTGACTGACAGATGGTGACAGATTCATGGCTTCTGTAGAACGGTTGGTCGCTTTTGAAATgaagtgatttgtgtttggttAAAATGTTGTACCGTTTGATGGGGCATGAAGTTAAACAACATCAGCTtgaattaaaaagaaaagaaattagTTCCATATTTATTGAACTTTACCCTGAAACAGAGTCTGCCAAATAAGCCTAAAACGAAAGACTAAACCCTCTCAATACCTctcaataattaaaaaataagtttTTGTAGGTTAACTACTGAAGATGGTTTAGTAGTATCGCCCCCCATACTTCACACGACAAGATCTCTACCATGTCCCATCCTATCATTAACCGACGCGCGAAACTGAGTATGTTGTCAATACCAAATAAAGTCAAGGAAAGCGGCAGATGTGTCCAGACGTTAAGGTGTCAAAAAATAAGAAGTGAAAAAAAGCGCATCAGAGACACAAAGAGACTGTTGTTCAAAGGTGAAGAGAAAAACCTCTTAACCACGTTCGAGATGAAGATGCTCAAAGCTTAAGATACGTCCTCATGGTCCTTAGGTATGAGTGAAAGGACAGGTAAAAGGTGTCACACACCGCTTTAATGATGGACGACTGTGGAGCCTCTCTGGCTCTGCCTTACTTTGTTTTCTCGTGACTACCTCGACAAATTTCGACGGTCTTTGCACGAACTCATAGACGAAAAGTTATTGGTGCGGCGTTTGGGAGAACAGAACACAACCCAGTCCAGATTTGAACCCAGACCGGGCATCTTACCTTGTTCTTCTGTTATTGCCGATACGAATGTCGCTATTTGCCGGGCATGATTTTGGCCTGTATAATTGCATACTTGTTATGCATCTTACTAGATACATTAGATCCGCGAGTACTGAAGATACACATTAGAAAGACTCTCAGAAAGTCTTTTGAGACAAAGGGACGGTGAGTGGATTAGTTAAGGTGTTGAATACATCATACAAATTTATCTCAATTATATCATTATATAGGTAATGCTATCACACCCATAACGCAGTGCTAAACtgttctcgctctctcttattggcctaacgacctcttaaggtcatgcctgcctcttctggcttactagacttgatgATACCacctagttggatagtcaggccTCATCTACGGGGGAACGATTTGGGTGAGATTTGAGCTCTGGTCGTggcgtatgaagaccggcgccatcgcctctaccaccgggccctAAACTGTTATTAATGTATTTATGAATTATCCACCTTTAAAATGTGTCAAAGGCATTGGATCTTAGACCTATGTTGCAATAGCTATTAAAGATCAATTAAATGTAAATCAACGATAAATAAATGTATTTAATGCTCTAATTTAAATCATGCTTCATAGCTCATGTACATACAATGGtcttcgacacacacacacctccatCACATATTACACACCCATAAATCTCCTTCCCTCGATAGACTCGTTGCGATCGTTGCCTCCTGATCATTATGCAAGCAGCAAACTCCTTTATGGAGCATAGATTGTGATTGATGTAGAAACTGTTGCCTCACATGACATGGACCGGTGGTTGTGGATTAACAATTCCATCTCACCCCGGtgcgttgttttttgttaagtGATGAGAATATTAATCAATTCCACGCCGCTTGTTTTTTCAAGCTGATATAAAAAATACCTTTTTTATTCCTCCTCCATGCCTTCCTTCATTAGTATTGAGCTCATGTTTTTCTCACCATTTGTTCGCACTTTCCCTCCTGCGATGGTTTTTGGGCGGTCCGATCAAAACTACCAGAACCGAAACCAACACCACACACTGGTGGCAAATGGCATTAATTTATGAGTTTGGGCCCCCAAGTAATTACCACCGACAAATCGTCTACGCCGGTACCAAACTTTGCTTGGCTGGTTTGCCTTCGGTTCGAGTGGCATTATGTTTTAAGGGCTGGCCATAATAATTACCCAATAAACGAATCACCCAATCGATTACACCCGGTGTACACCTTCACACTTTCACATCGCGCTCTTTCGAAATGATCGGTCGATTTTATGCAAAGCAGTACTTAAAAATCGTCACCATGTTTTTCCGAAAAGGGCTCGTTTTGTTTCGATCCActcgaacaacaacaacatgacGCCTTTACGACCCATTTCAGCATCGAGAATGAATCGAGCAAGCATGCAAGATACGATCTGCACAACGGTTTTGTAGTCGCAGTTGCATAACGCAGCGCATCTCGGTTGCCCATCAACAAAACagcactccacacacacacacgcgagtgATGCAAGTTGGCGGTTCCGCACGGTAAAATCTCACTTTAACGCATGACACTCTCAATTTGCATATCCGTTCGCCATTCATCAACCACCGGCAGACACGACACGGGGTAGTGCGAAAAGTGtaatggggaaaaaagaaaatagacCATGCCGAGCGCCGcacaccgtgtgtgtgttgtgtgttggggTAGATGCATCTGCATTTGAAGGccaagagcagcagcagcatcaccaccCGGACTCCTCTCGACCGGTGGGagtaaaattaacaaaaaagcataaaattaCGCCTATCCATATTCCGGCGGGACTGTCCACCATCAAAGCCGACGTACCGTGCCCGAGggcaataattttaattactttgTTTGGTCTCCGCTAACTGGCGTCACTTTATTACGACGGGTTTGCCGCATTCTATCCGTCCGTGTGGTCGGTAGTGCGTGCCTTTCATTAATCGGATGATGCAAATGTGGTTTCATGCACAGGAACAGCTGATGGGACGCGTTTCACTGCAAGCCTTTTCTAAAGATGTTGTCCCCAATATGTATAAAACGATATGTTAATCATTTTGACGTACAATCTGTGGAAAGCAGCATtaaatcctggtcacggcaccaggtATGATGATGAAGGAGACTCACTTCGTGGTTCAAACTGAGCGTAGGGAAAGGACAGAGTTTTCGGTGGGATATTTATTGTACTAATATTATTATCgcatggggcggtccggtggccgaggcgacagcggcgccgttcttcacacggcagggccggggttcaaatcccatccagaccgcctccccgtacttaaggctgactacttttctacgggtaaaattaagtcacagaaagccagaaatggcaggcccagacctctagaggttgtagtgccaaagaagaagaagaagaatattatCGCAAAGTCTGGTCCAGTGAATGTGTGCAGCGGCTTAGCTTAAGCTTGGCCTGTagatatttaattaaaaaatcatttactGTAATTATCTCCTCTATAAAATTGTCCGTCTGAACCAAATCTATTCAAACTTCATACGATGCAATCGATGTTCATGTATCTTGATTTAATTCAGTCAGTTTTTATATAACGAttcaataattattttatagtTAATTTCACTTAAAACATTATtgaatacggccaggccgttcttcatgaataaaaaaaaaaattaaatcctggtcacggcaccagtCACAAAtgagaatatttttattactttctcCAATAAGCTAGTCTTCAGCTTTAAGCTCAAACCTGTTTCTTATTTAGGTGCTCAATGCTTATTTAATTTAGTATATtatcttaacaaaaaaaaaaaacaatatgttAATAATTCTAAAGTATTTACTTTATATAATTCATATCTAAATTTTACCGTGGTAACAGTATCAGATTGGAGCTTAATGCGATTaaacttatttttcctccagtTTAATAATATCAGTGTGTATAAAACACTaaactgataaaaaaaatctaattctACTTCTtaaatcctggtcacggcaccaactGTTTTGGAGGTTAGCTTTACTTTTTTCGACTAAAATGAAAAAGTTTTCAAATCTCATAACCAAATCTAATCGATCTAGAAATTCTCGAAAACAATTTATCTACCACCTAACCTTGAACGGCACCAATATAACTCAACCAAATTGCATCGACGGTCGCGTGCCTCGCAGCAAATTGTTATGGAACGCTCAAGCACAACCTCGTTCTTTGCGTTGCCAAACCGTAGTACGTCTTAAAGATATGTCAATTTAcattattatatttttgcaTACCTTTCCTGCCGATGACGTGCTTGGTTCACGTTAAAGGGCAAATACGTCCTCCGACACACAGGGATCAGGTGACCGATTCCAAAGAGACTGTTACGTCTGCTCGACTATTTATTTATAGCGAACATTAATCATAACCACCCGGGTGGACTTGAGTTGTGCCtgatgcaatcgtttttaGCACATCCAAGGCAAAACTAATCTTGACCTTGCGCTTCTTTTCCCCTCccttttttacaaaaaaaagactcaTATTCCACCATGTAACAATTTTCCCGGTAGACCCATCAAGGCCCataaatgcaacaaaaaaactatcgCATGATTAACCTCCAAACGGTTTCACAATCGATCCCATTTGGCTGACTGGTCGGTCGCTTACcgcacagttttttttattgcgcaAAACATAACcttccgcaaaaaaaaactccgacACAATCTTGCTTCTGCATATTGAACCGTTAGCGTGTGTCGTGGGTGGTTATTTAGCCCGGTTTTTGAGGAGCGAGAAAGGAAGAGATAGAGTTTTGAGGAGCCCGGGCACTCGGcgacaggaaaaaaacaagaccaCACAAAGACCAGCCCAGAAGGAAATGGGGAGAAAATGTGCAGGCGACCGAACGGAACGAGACGCAGGAAAATCGACTCCACTATGGCGCAGCGTGCTGTTGGTTATTGTTTGACTGTGTAGCCAAGGTGAAACTTTCTTCCGTCGGCGGAAGAATTCTGTCGCCAGGTCCTCGTGTGCCGCTTAAATTGATCGAAATTCCCACCCAGATTGCGGGGCAGGCTGACACAGACTCAGTGGGCTCCGACGTGACGTGATTGGTGTTGGAAAGAAAGTCACTTCAAAAAAAGTTCTCAGGGGTGGTCTTCTTTTCAAAGTTCGTGTTTGGTGGGACAATTTGGAGTCGAATCGAATAAAGTTGACTGTAAGGCGCGGTACAAATACAACCGATTTGTGGACATAATTAAACCAACAAGAAATTTGTACAGCAAGCCCGCGTAAGACGCATTAATTGGGTAAAAGTTTATCCAAAGGCTCCAATTCCCAGCTGTACTTATCCTCCATTCATATTCATCCGCAATAGAGAAACGCTATACGTGTGCCAACTTATTACGGAGCTCATCAGATTACGGGCGACCTAtatattatccttccaatatCTCGTGGCGCTATACATTTCTGTTACCGATGTTACACTGCTGCGTCATGAAATGCAATTCTTCATCACGAATTCCATGAATTTCCAGTCCAATTTCTTTCTCGTTTCGAGCGGCACATTTACATTACTTGGATTACTCCGAAAAGATGTCTCACGTCTTCTTGTTGGGTTGACGGCTTTTTACAACGTTTGCTTTGCAGCATTCCAATTCACCTTCTTCGGATCGTCGTGGCAGCACAGAATGTGCGCTGACAGCATCATTAAATGTCACACCGTCACAGCTTTCATTCGCTCGGTGTCGCCCTTTGTAAAGAGTTTCCCACCACGTCATTAAACATCACGACCTCTCTCCGTAGTAGCAATCTATCTTTTTGTCAGATCCGAAACCGAAGCGGCCACCACAGGTGAGCTCGAAAacgatcaaatttaatttttacgaGAAGTAATTTTCTCTGGACACTTCCCCGGCGCGGAAGTTTAGAAAGGCAGGCAGTAGGTTTGCCGAAGCTCCGACAATCTTCCCGTCGTTGGTTTGACTAAACGGAAACGAAAATTAACCATTAATAGCATTAGAGAGACAAACAAACTGTGCCCAATTATGGATTGAGCTTCGAGGGCTATAACAAGTAGTGTGCAGACTCGTGTGACTTGTGACCATGTTACTGACAGCATGTAATTTAATCCTAGTTGGGGCGGGTCTCTGAATGCGGCAATGATGTAACAAGATGGTCGGTTAACATGAAGGGTCGCTCCCAGACAATGGCAACGCTGCTCTATCGGCATCACCAAAGACGCCGGGTCCGCAGTTGGCAAATAAACAAAGCACTAAAACATCTCCCGAAAGTATCGAGACATCGGCGACCGGACCGGCGGCTATCAACCACCGGCATCATAAACCTTCGCCACGATCGATATCGAATAACATCAGCAACATCATTGTCGcgtcaacatcatcatcctgGGGGGGAAGTGCCATAGCCGATGGGCGATCCGATTGGACGTACTTCGTCAACCGACACCACCAGTTTCCACTCTACTCGTGTGGGGAGTTATCGCTTCTGTCTTTCTCCCTGACCAGTTCCAATATTCTAGGCGCCCAAAAGTCTCAGTTTTTTGGGAGCTTTTTCAAACGTCGCCCGAAATCCCAGACGACGGTACGCATTAAGCTGAGGAATGCTGTTGCAGTGTCAGTACTCTACCATTTTCTACTAGCTCAATCATGTCATATCCAGAGCATAGTTGCCCCAAGCACCAAAAAACGACCGGATCTCCGATAACCCTGACCGACAAAACGCGCTCATCAGTCTGGAGTAGTGGAGAGAGTCCGGGTGATGTAAATTGACACTGAAATGACTTCCCCCGTGGCTTCTCCCCGGTTTAAATGACGCCACTCTTTTCTAATTCCGACATGCATTCGTATGCAATTGGTACAAAGTGCAACTCGGCCTCGGTGCTCTCTGATGCAATTTTAGTAATGACCAGAGTGCGGCACTAGTGGGAATAAAGGTGAATTGACGTTTGGATGTGTGTTTTTCGGGGTAGTGCATGGTATTTTGGACGTCCATTGTACCTCACCGAAGATTGGACTTACCGGGAGGGGGCATTAAATGACCTCCAGGAATAAGCTCTCTAATGGAAATCTAATCAAAGTGGACGATTTAAACTCCTGTGGTTAAATTTAGACTAATATTTTCCCTGTTTCCTGGTTTCATTTCAGAGATTAAAACCCTCGAGACAGCTTGCGCACCGTTCCAGTTCCTATTTACACACGTGCCGTTCGCAAAACAGTTTCGCAAAATGGCCAATGTGCGGTGGAACATCCGACGCTCGTCGGCTACGATCTGTCTCGCTGCTGTGTTCTGCCTCCTAGTGCTTCCGCACCATACCGACGCATCCACGAGCAGCGTATTCAAGGCACTGTCGATCGGTGCCAGCACGCAGTCCGTCACGTCCAGCACACTGTCCTGGGAGAAGTTCAGCGAAGCCGAAACGCATCTCCAGTTTGCCGTGAAAACGTTCGAACCCGAGCAGCACTCGCGGGAAACAGCTGAAAGTGAGCAGGTTGGTGTGAACGTTTTGGCCAAACTTTTTCCCATCTTCCATCAGCATTTTCCTTTATATTAATCCATACTTCCACCTCCTTTACCAGCTCCATCCACACAGCTACGTGTGCCGGGTGGAAATCGAAGGAATCTTCACGGCCGGCCACACGCTGACGGAGGACACGTCCACCATCTGTATCGTGGCGGCCCAGCTGTCCGAGGTGGAACGGCACCATGCGTTCGAGGTGCTGATCAACATGGGCGGCGGTGGAAAGCTTAAGTGGCAACCGTGGAATCGATACCATGCCGGCATCTTTGGCGGTGCTGTCAGCGTCGGTACGGGCAAGGTAATGAAATGCAAACCGCCTTTTAGTATGCAACCCGCACAACACGCGCTCGCACACATGGTTTGAACCGGATGGATTGAactatgttttcttttgtttcacaACAGTTTGGTGACTACTATATTGCCCGCATCCGACCGGGGCACGgtgagcatcatcatcatcacggcgGACACGATTCGTATGTGGTGGGAAGCTTCGATCCGAACGTGAAGCTGACGGGACGCATTAATGCGCCACTGCCCGGTTCGAGCACGAGCACGGTAAGATGAAGGGATTTCGAGGAATTGGAGCATGTGCGCGCGTGGTGTACTGATGATTGGCTTCCTGTTTGCCACTCCCATTGCAGGAACACGAGCAAGGTGACATCTTGGTAGAAATCGAACCGGTCAAGTACGAGCTGCGATCCATCAAGCTGAACAAGCTGCGAACAACCATCAAGAAAAACACGACCGTATTAGGTACGGGAAACTGTTTgtcaactgttttttttttaccttcggAGGAAAACCTAACCTTACTTATCTGCGTCGTTTTAGGTTCAACGATTCTCTCCAATACGGACGACAAAACGAGCCTGGCGGAAACCGTCATCACGTACGATTTTATGAAGGAAATCTACTGGGGCAAGCACGAAGGTGTTGTGCAGGGTCTCTTCACGAAGGTGTACGATTCTCGATCGCAGCAGGCGACGAACGTTACCTGGGGCATCAAGAGCACGGCGCGTCATGTCGAGGTATTTGCAGTTGTATTTTTATGTCtcaaaaaaagggggtttcatacaacatttttattttacagaCGAAATCGGTCAACACGATGCTGGAACCGGGCACGGCCATCAATGTGACGCTGTTTGGTAACTACACCGAAATGGAAGCTCCCTACACAGCCACCATCAAGGCATACTACGATGACAACAGTGATCCTGTTAGCAGACGGATCAACACAATTGTAAGTTTTTAATATAAAGCTTGGCTTTTTTTATAGTTTCTTAACGTTTTTCTCatctttctgttttccagatGGTAAGTCGAGATATGGAGGATGTCAAGATGGAGTACAGTCCAGTGTACTGGATCGAGAATGGTACGCTTGTACCGACGACtacgacgaccacgacgaccacCACTACGacgactaccaccaccacgaccactACCACCACATCAACGACCGAGGCAACTACCAGCTTGCGCCCGGTACCGATCAACAGTACCCCCGTCGAGGGCGGTACCCTGATCGATGAGGACGGTATGAGTAACGAGATCGGGCACGCACCGTCCACCAGCAGAGATCTGGACGTTAGTCGGAGCAATGAAAAGCTGGAAGGATCGCTGGACAACATGTCGTCCAGCCGTAGCCGTAGTCGAGGCCAGAGCA from Anopheles stephensi strain Indian chromosome 2, UCI_ANSTEP_V1.0, whole genome shotgun sequence includes the following:
- the LOC118505915 gene encoding protein unzipped-like, translated to MANVRWNIRRSSATICLAAVFCLLVLPHHTDASTSSVFKALSIGASTQSVTSSTLSWEKFSEAETHLQFAVKTFEPEQHSRETAESEQLHPHSYVCRVEIEGIFTAGHTLTEDTSTICIVAAQLSEVERHHAFEVLINMGGGGKLKWQPWNRYHAGIFGGAVSVGTGKFGDYYIARIRPGHGEHHHHHGGHDSYVVGSFDPNVKLTGRINAPLPGSSTSTEHEQGDILVEIEPVKYELRSIKLNKLRTTIKKNTTVLGSTILSNTDDKTSLAETVITYDFMKEIYWGKHEGVVQGLFTKVYDSRSQQATNVTWGIKSTARHVETKSVNTMLEPGTAINVTLFGNYTEMEAPYTATIKAYYDDNSDPVSRRINTIMVSRDMEDVKMEYSPVYWIENGTLVPTTTTTTTTTTTTTTTTTTTTTTSTTEATTSLRPVPINSTPVEGGTLIDEDGMSNEIGHAPSTSRDLDVSRSNEKLEGSLDNMSSSRSRSRGQSSGASSLRDATTVSIWLVTAFVLLFRLN